In Phragmites australis chromosome 18, lpPhrAust1.1, whole genome shotgun sequence, the genomic window ACCACATTTCTACTCCACTTCATTGCCTCTCCtttacttcaaaatcaacatgcaaaattttctctctgttggAAATTTAGTTCAAAACTTCAAGGGGCTGTTTAGTTTTTGGCTTTAACGGGTTAAGTCAAAATTTGGTTAGAGGTCAAATCAACGTAGTGCTAAATTTTAGCCGCTAAAATGATGTTTAGTTTTAGACCAAGTTAAAATTTAGCCGGTTAAAAATTTTGGTTGACGATTTGGTCGTCCGAGATTTGTTTAGAAATGCTATAGAAAATTTTTGGCCAgccaaatttttttgcaaatttttttagaTATGATTAAATTTCAGTCTCAAATCAGATAGAGACTAAATTTTCAAGACACGAATAAAAATTGACTTAACTCCCTTTAACCTTTAACCAAACACCCCCAAATGCCAATTCCAATTTGTGGGCTCCTTACCCAGCCATATGCTCTTCCTGCAGCGTCTTTTATGGCCCAGCAGAGTGCatgctgctctctctctctctccgccatAAACCATTTCTCCTCCGCCTAGACTTTCTGTCTGCTGGATTGATGTGTTATTGCAAATTTGAGGCGGGCCCGCCTCGCTGATTGTCCCCCGGGGTGGCAAGTGTAGCATAAAAACTCGATCTTGCCGAGGTTTTTGGGGGTTGAAAGATTGGGTTTTTCTTGGTTCTGGGAATCTGTCCAGGTTCATCTCTCTGTGTGAAGTGATTGAGATTGATTGGAGTGAAGATTCTTAGCTAGGTAGTCCCAAATCCTAGGCTTCTGGCTCTGATTTGGGTATTCTTGCTCCGATTCTTGGCCTTTGGCTCAGACCGAAGCTTCCCAAAGAGGGGGTTCGCTGTTCTCGAAGATTATTTGTTAAGATTTTCCTGTTACTGTGGAGATTTAAAGTTGCATTCCTATTGGGATTATCTGTGCTCgtgttcttgatttttcttcaGAGATTTGCTGTTTGCGTACACCAAGGTGTTGATCTTGGTCGTAGATGCGCTGGATTTGTGGTGGAACTGTGAGTTGATAGAGGTCAAGGAGTTGTACCTGATCCTGGTTTTGGTAGCTTAATTTCTGGTGCTCTATTAGGGAGGTTAAGAGTTTCCATTTTTGGTTCATGCAACGGGAAGTCACTTTCGGCGCTTAGGCTGCTTCCAGGTGTGAGGTTTTGACGTAGGATTGTCACCTGGAGGTTGAAGGAGATCCTAATGGCGTCGATGTCGGATAGCGAGACGAGGAACCGGGGTAGCATGTGGGAGTTGGATCAGAACCTTGATCAGCCCATGGATGAGGAGGCCAGTCAACTGAAGAACATGTACAGAGAAAAGGTCTGACTTTGATACTTGAATGTGAACTCTAATTTACTTTTCGGATTTGCTAGTTTTTCAGTACAATAGTTTGATTTTCCTGAGAAGCTATCATGGTTTCCAGCTTGAATGATGCTTTGTGTGCATTACTGCATTAGATATAAACCTGAGTGGTCTTTTGGAGTGGAATTATGAACAGTGTGGTACTTGTACTGATTGATAGATTAAGGGGACCATTTTGATATAGAAAAAGGATTGGGAACCGTATGCTAGATGTGATGTTACTGTTGGTTTGGAATTGCAGGAACAATATTCAGATTTTAGAACATGTTCTGGTCTTTCACCTAAAGTACTAGCGTAGTTGTCATGTGTCTAAAAATTGACGTGACCCATGTGTCCTTTTTAGACTTTCACTGCCATGTTCTTTGCTCCAGTAGGAACTAACTTGAATCTAGTTTTTGTTCATGCAGAAGTTTTCGTCAGTTTTGTTACTGCGGCTTGCATTCCAGAGCCTTGGTGTAGTCTTTGGTGACCTAGGTACATCGCCATTGTATGTTTTCTATAACATCTTTCCGCATGGGGTtgacgatgatgaggatgttATTGGGGCTCTATCCTTGATCATTTACACACTCACTCTCATTCCTCTGATGAAGTATGTTTTTGTGGTGCTGCGAGCTAATGACAATGGTCAAGGTGAGATACCACAGCCTTGCAAAGCTTACTCTAATGTGCTGATTTTTATTATATGTTCGGTGTTTGGAAAAATTATGAGTGCAATTGTCAAAAAGAGTTTGCCTTTACACGTTTGCAAAAGTATGAGCTAATAGCTCACAAAGATTCTGCAATTTTACCATTTGGTTTGGTTGGCAGAATCTCATAACAAAACATTGTTCTAGTGATGGATTTGTATCAACAGGATTTTAATATGAGATGCCAGAGTGTTTGTTAGACAGCACTCTACTAATCATGAAAATTGTAGAAGGTGAAGCCCTGAGTTCATTTTACTTTGTGCTCAAACAAGAAACACTTCTCCTTCAGTTGGCATAGTTTGTTTCCACAAATTTTCAGATAACAATTTGTTTCTTTATTCACAGGTGGCACATTTGCTCTTTATTCTCTACTTTGCCGGCACGCAAAGGTCAGCACTATACCCAACCAACATAAGACAGATGAAGAATTAACAACATATAGTCGGCAAACTTATGAGGAGAATTCACTTGCAgtgaaagtaaagagatggctAGAGGGACATGCATATAAAAAGAACTGTCTTCTTATTCTGGTTCTCATTGGTACTTGTACCGCCATTGGAGATGGGATCCTTACTCCTGCTATATCAGGTATTCAGAGTCATAGTTTTATGACTAAATCCAATATAACTGGGATCTAAATTGTAATTTTGTGTGTGTTATGCAGTTCTTTCTGCATCAGGTGGAATAAGAGTTCAGAATCAGCATATGAGTACAGGTAATTCGTCTCTTCTATATGGTTCTCTATGTTTATTGTCAACTCTgacggtctggtcagtccttaAAGTCGGATTAGCAATAGCCATGGTGGAGTTAGTATGCATGAATGTGAGCTTGATCGCAATCCTCATATATCATAATACATATGCAGACTTTCTGATCTTGAGCACTTGGGCTGCATTGCTCATTTTCCTTGATCTAGTGAGGAGCATACCATTCTCTACCTGTGCTGTTTGTTATAATATCATTTAATATTTGTTTCTTCCATGTCTGGCAGATGTGGTTGTAATCGTTGCGGTGGTCATATTAATTGGCTTGTTCTGCATGCAACACTTCGGGACAGATAAAGTTGGATGGCTCTTTGCACCTATAGTGCTCCTTTGGTTTATTCTAATTGGGAGCATTGGGGCAGTGAACATACACAGGTACAATAGTTCTGTTCTAAAAGCGTACAATCCAGTCTATATCTTCCGGTATTTCAGACGAGGGAAGGCTGAGAGTTGGACATCTCTTGGAGGGATCATGCTTAGCATCACAGGTCATTGGCTATTTAACTGTACCTTTTGCATCAATTGTAGGATGAAGCAGAGTTACCTATATGCCTTTTTTATTCAGGGATGGAAGCATTGTATGCTGATCTATGTCACTTCCCTGTATTGGCTATTCAGGTGAGTGGTTTCAACAAAAATATAGATCATGATATATATTATTGCCTTGATGAATTAATCATGTCTATGTCCAGATTGCGTTCACCTTAGTGGTGTTCCCTTGCCTTCTACTGGCGTACACTGGGCAGGCTGCTTACATTATCTGCAACAAGGACCATGTTGTTGATGCCTTCTATCGCTCCATTCCAGGTCCTTCCGTACTCTTAACAAAATTTTATCCCTCATGTTTCAAGACCATACCACCATATAATTGGCATAGTGCTTATCCCACTACTGTTACTATGTGTTAATGCTGCGTGCACTTCAGTTTACTCAAGTTGAGGTGCTTTATCGCTGCAGATGCCATCTACTGGCCAGCCTTCATCATTGCAACTCTTGCTGCAATAGTTGCAAGTCAAGCCACTATATCTGCTACATACTCAATAATAAAGCAAGCTCTTGCACTGGGCTGTTTCCCCCGTGTCAATGTTGTCCATACCTCAAAGAAATTTCTGGGGCAGATTTACATTCCTGACATTAATTGGGTACTTATGATTCTCTGCATCGCCGTAACTGCTGGATTCAAGAACCAAAGCCAGATAGGAAATGCATATGGTGAGCTTTACTTCATTGCATTCTCCTTGCATCTTTGAACATGTGACTGAATATGGACAATCATTTTGTGGCTGTCGTGCTTTCAATGCACTTTCAGCTCTTAACTTTGGATATACCGGTTTTATACATTAGTGATAAATAGAATGTAGCTAGCAATACCATGTAGTTAATTTCAATGCTAAAAGAGTAAATTTctaaaacctacaactattttgatatatgttgcagaaaactacaacttctggtGTCCATTtcaaaacctacaactattttgacatatgttgcaaaaaactacaactttctcgCCGTGCGTCAACCTGTCATTCTCTATAGTATGTAATAGGAGGATTAACCGTGGGTTCATCTGTTGCCGGAGGATGACAAGTGGACCCACGgtgagaaagttgtagttttttgcaacatatGTTAAAACAGTTGTAGGTTTTGAAATGAGCACTAAAAGTTGTAATTTAttgcaacatgtgtcaaaatagttgtaggtttttgaaatttactaaTGCTAAAAATAGAGTCAGCTTCATCTAATGGACAGCATTACTGCACCAGAACAGAAGATTGAAACTGTTTAGAGAAACACCTTAAATTGTAGATTAGATTCTAAATACAATTTTTAATGAATCTTCAGGATGCACTTGCCTTGCATACATCACAACATACTTATTTGCATGTAATGTTGTATGAGCAGGCACTGCAGTGGTGATTGTTATGCTAGTAACAACATTCCTCATGGTCCCAGTAATGTTGCTGGTATGGAAGAGCCACTGGATCCTTGTTGTCATCTTCCTCGTGCTCTCTTTGACGGTTGAGCTCCCATACTTCTCAGCCTGCATTAATAAAGTGGATCAAGGTGGCTGGGTACCACTTGTCATCGCAATatccttcttcatcatcatgtACGTGTGGCATTTCTGTACCGTGAAGCGTTATGAATTTGAGATGCACAGCAAGGTCTCTATGGCCTGGATTCTCGGACTAGGGCCGAGCCTTGGCCTTGCCAGGGTCCCTGGGATAGGCTTTGTGTACACTGAGCTGGCAAGTGGTGTTCCACTTATCTTCTCCCATTTCATCACTAACCTCCCTGCCATCCACTCGGTTGTCGTCTTTGTGTGTGTCAAGTACCTCCCAGTATATACAGTCCCAGTCGAAGAACGGTTCATCATGAAGAGGATTGGACCGAAGAACTACCACATGTTCCGCTGTGTCGCTAGGTACGGGTACAAGGACATCCACAAGAAAGATGATGACTTTGACAAGATGCTCCTTGACAGGCTCTTGATCTTCGTCAGACTAGAGAGCATGATGGATGGCTACTCTGACTCCGAGGACTTCACCATGATGGAGCAGAAGGCTGAGAGATCCACCAGAGCACTGCTGTCTGAGAAGGATGGGAGCAACACAATGTGTTCCGCTGGTGACATGAGCTACTCATCACATGACTCCATTGTGCCGGCCAAGTCACCCTTGACAGGGAACGACCTGACAAGGGACTCGAGCCAGACGTTCAGTGATGAGCTGAAGTTCCTGAACCGGTGCAAGGACGCCGGTGTCGTGCACATCCTTGGGAACACAGTCGTGAAGGCGCGCAGGGATTCAGGGATCGTGAAGAAGATTGCTGTGAATTATCTATATGCCTTCCTTAGGAAGCTCTGCAGGGAGAACAGTGTGATATTCAATGTTCCTCATGAAAGCCTTCTGAATGTAGGCCAGATATACTATATATGAAcaatttgtttcttcttttgttctGATTCGAAGTGAACAGTTCTGACCTACTGCGCTGTATAGGTCAGATGAACATTGTACATGATCAATCCTAGAGTAAAGTTTCATTAGTCAGCATTTTGTGCCTTGTTGGAGATTATTGATGTTGCTGTTGGTACATTCTTCATGAGCTTTGCAAAATCCAAATCCATTTTCCTTAGTAAGACTAAAGTTTTTGTCTGACAGAATGTCAaccattgctgctgctgcatacATCATGTAAATGTTTACCTTTAAGAATGTAGATGCTTATGTAATTCTTCAGATCAGCTTATCAGGCACCACTTTAATGCTGTGTCAAGTTCCTGATAATTTGCGCCAATTTCATTGGAGAAACAAAGATATTCAAGTAAAGAGAACACGGTTATTATCCCACAGACTCACAGTTATAGCGCCAACTTCATCAATGAAATTATATCACAAAAACAGGGTAATAGCATATTCCTGCAAGACCTAAGGTAACATAA contains:
- the LOC133898259 gene encoding putative potassium transporter 12 isoform X1, yielding MASMSDSETRNRGSMWELDQNLDQPMDEEASQLKNMYREKKFSSVLLLRLAFQSLGVVFGDLGTSPLYVFYNIFPHGVDDDEDVIGALSLIIYTLTLIPLMKYVFVVLRANDNGQGGTFALYSLLCRHAKVSTIPNQHKTDEELTTYSRQTYEENSLAVKVKRWLEGHAYKKNCLLILVLIGTCTAIGDGILTPAISVLSASGGIRVQNQHMSTDVVVIVAVVILIGLFCMQHFGTDKVGWLFAPIVLLWFILIGSIGAVNIHRYNSSVLKAYNPVYIFRYFRRGKAESWTSLGGIMLSITGMEALYADLCHFPVLAIQIAFTLVVFPCLLLAYTGQAAYIICNKDHVVDAFYRSIPDAIYWPAFIIATLAAIVASQATISATYSIIKQALALGCFPRVNVVHTSKKFLGQIYIPDINWVLMILCIAVTAGFKNQSQIGNAYGTAVVIVMLVTTFLMVPVMLLVWKSHWILVVIFLVLSLTVELPYFSACINKVDQGGWVPLVIAISFFIIMYVWHFCTVKRYEFEMHSKVSMAWILGLGPSLGLARVPGIGFVYTELASGVPLIFSHFITNLPAIHSVVVFVCVKYLPVYTVPVEERFIMKRIGPKNYHMFRCVARYGYKDIHKKDDDFDKMLLDRLLIFVRLESMMDGYSDSEDFTMMEQKAERSTRALLSEKDGSNTMCSAGDMSYSSHDSIVPAKSPLTGNDLTRDSSQTFSDELKFLNRCKDAGVVHILGNTVVKARRDSGIVKKIAVNYLYAFLRKLCRENSVIFNVPHESLLNVGQIYYI
- the LOC133898259 gene encoding putative potassium transporter 12 isoform X2, whose protein sequence is MSTDVVVIVAVVILIGLFCMQHFGTDKVGWLFAPIVLLWFILIGSIGAVNIHRYNSSVLKAYNPVYIFRYFRRGKAESWTSLGGIMLSITGMEALYADLCHFPVLAIQIAFTLVVFPCLLLAYTGQAAYIICNKDHVVDAFYRSIPDAIYWPAFIIATLAAIVASQATISATYSIIKQALALGCFPRVNVVHTSKKFLGQIYIPDINWVLMILCIAVTAGFKNQSQIGNAYGTAVVIVMLVTTFLMVPVMLLVWKSHWILVVIFLVLSLTVELPYFSACINKVDQGGWVPLVIAISFFIIMYVWHFCTVKRYEFEMHSKVSMAWILGLGPSLGLARVPGIGFVYTELASGVPLIFSHFITNLPAIHSVVVFVCVKYLPVYTVPVEERFIMKRIGPKNYHMFRCVARYGYKDIHKKDDDFDKMLLDRLLIFVRLESMMDGYSDSEDFTMMEQKAERSTRALLSEKDGSNTMCSAGDMSYSSHDSIVPAKSPLTGNDLTRDSSQTFSDELKFLNRCKDAGVVHILGNTVVKARRDSGIVKKIAVNYLYAFLRKLCRENSVIFNVPHESLLNVGQIYYI